In one Oscillatoria sp. FACHB-1406 genomic region, the following are encoded:
- a CDS encoding glycosyltransferase family 1 protein, whose translation MVLVNLSILFDKPTGITTYANNLVSQLKPLSPTLLIARSRPDFCCYPIPDNLSPAHGSKGHLRRLLWTQFKLPHIVRQCGSPLLFSPIPEAPLYRNCRFVVMVHDLIPLRFPELFARSPLIPYFKYYIPQVLAQSEHIICNSEATARDIIDFWQIPAAKITPIPLACDRAHFQPCPTPRNEPPYFLYIGRHDPYKNVSRLIEAFARLRPSDSELRIAGSSDPRYTPALQEKVETLGLSGRVKFLEYVPYSQLPELLSNAIAFVFPSLWEGFGIPVLEAMACGTPVITSNCSSLPEVAGDAALLIDPYAVEEIATAMQQLWEDGEARSQLSRRSLERAQLFSWEKTGEETVKQLIVNG comes from the coding sequence ATGGTGTTAGTCAATCTTTCCATTCTATTTGATAAACCCACGGGGATTACCACCTATGCTAATAACTTAGTTTCGCAACTCAAACCACTATCCCCAACGCTATTAATTGCACGCTCGCGCCCCGATTTTTGCTGCTACCCCATCCCCGATAATCTTTCACCCGCCCACGGTAGTAAGGGCCATTTGCGTCGCTTGCTCTGGACTCAGTTTAAATTGCCGCACATCGTTCGTCAATGCGGCTCTCCCTTGCTTTTTTCCCCCATTCCCGAAGCGCCACTGTACCGCAATTGTCGTTTTGTTGTGATGGTACACGATTTAATCCCGTTGCGTTTCCCGGAACTGTTCGCGCGATCGCCCCTAATTCCATATTTTAAATACTATATTCCCCAAGTTCTCGCCCAATCCGAGCATATTATCTGCAATTCCGAGGCGACAGCTAGGGATATTATCGATTTTTGGCAGATTCCAGCAGCGAAGATTACTCCAATTCCCCTGGCTTGCGATCGCGCCCATTTTCAACCTTGCCCCACACCCCGTAACGAACCTCCATATTTTCTTTATATCGGACGGCACGATCCCTATAAAAATGTAAGCCGACTCATCGAAGCGTTCGCCCGGTTGCGCCCTAGCGACAGCGAACTAAGGATTGCGGGTTCCTCCGATCCCCGCTACACTCCAGCCTTGCAGGAAAAAGTCGAAACTTTAGGATTGAGTGGACGGGTAAAATTTCTCGAATACGTTCCTTACTCGCAACTTCCCGAATTATTGAGTAACGCAATTGCTTTCGTGTTTCCCTCGTTGTGGGAAGGATTCGGGATTCCCGTTCTCGAAGCAATGGCGTGCGGTACGCCCGTTATAACCTCCAATTGTTCCTCGCTTCCTGAAGTGGCGGGAGATGCGGCGCTTTTAATCGATCCTTACGCAGTCGAAGAAATTGCCACAGCGATGCAACAACTGTGGGAGGATGGAGAGGCGCGATCGCAACTTTCCCGTCGCAGTTTAGAACGCGCCCAATTATTCAGTTGGGAAAAAACCGGCGAAGAAACGGTAAAACAGTTAATAGTTAATGGATAA
- a CDS encoding glycosyltransferase gives MSDFQIFFLSISLTSLLIWIVLIFFWGDFWKCNCKLDANSQSSLIEKSSVSVCAVVPARNEAEVLPKTLRSLFQQTYPLTVILIDDQSSDGTADIAKEVAASLSIKTATISPEIVADSDTQLHILSSQPLPAGWTGKLWALEQATHYATQLSPPPDYLLLSDADIDRVPTNVESLLLKARAEHLDLVSLMVLLRCQSFWEKLIVPAFVFFFQKLYPFSWTNDPKKSTAAAAGGCILMKREALERIGGIAAIKNALIDDCSLAKAVKSSAPDAKIWLGLTESAFSLRPYDSLSTLWDMVARTAFTQLNYSPLLLLGTLLGMGLVYLVPQGAAIGGMVAGNWQIAIAGFSAWSLMSISYLPTLRLYRRSPWFALTLPFIAFLYSLMTLDSALRHWQGRGGSWKGRVYNG, from the coding sequence ATGTCAGATTTTCAAATTTTTTTTCTCTCGATTTCTTTAACTTCCTTACTGATTTGGATTGTTTTAATATTTTTCTGGGGTGATTTTTGGAAATGCAACTGTAAATTAGATGCAAATTCTCAATCCTCCCTTATAGAAAAATCGAGCGTTTCCGTTTGTGCCGTCGTTCCCGCCCGTAACGAAGCAGAAGTTTTGCCAAAAACGCTGCGCTCTCTTTTTCAACAAACTTATCCCCTGACCGTCATCCTGATTGACGACCAAAGCAGCGATGGAACTGCCGATATTGCCAAAGAAGTTGCCGCATCATTAAGCATTAAAACTGCAACAATCTCACCTGAAATTGTCGCCGATTCTGATACTCAGTTGCATATTTTATCCTCTCAACCGCTGCCCGCAGGCTGGACTGGAAAACTCTGGGCCTTAGAACAAGCAACGCACTACGCTACCCAATTAAGTCCCCCTCCAGATTATCTCCTCCTCTCCGATGCCGACATCGATCGCGTCCCCACTAACGTTGAAAGCTTACTCCTCAAAGCGCGCGCCGAACACCTCGATTTAGTCTCCTTAATGGTCTTACTGCGCTGTCAAAGTTTTTGGGAAAAACTTATCGTTCCCGCCTTCGTTTTCTTCTTCCAAAAACTTTATCCGTTTTCTTGGACGAACGATCCTAAAAAATCAACGGCTGCTGCCGCTGGAGGCTGTATTTTAATGAAGCGCGAAGCCTTAGAACGCATCGGAGGCATCGCCGCTATCAAAAATGCCCTAATTGACGATTGCTCCCTAGCCAAGGCGGTAAAATCGAGCGCTCCCGATGCCAAAATTTGGCTGGGACTGACGGAATCTGCCTTCAGTTTGCGCCCCTACGATTCCCTCTCAACGCTCTGGGATATGGTCGCGCGTACTGCTTTCACGCAACTCAATTATTCGCCATTATTATTACTAGGAACACTGCTCGGAATGGGGTTAGTTTATCTGGTTCCGCAGGGAGCCGCAATCGGGGGAATGGTAGCGGGAAATTGGCAAATTGCGATCGCGGGTTTCTCAGCTTGGAGTTTAATGAGTATCAGCTATTTACCCACATTGCGCCTCTACCGTCGCTCGCCTTGGTTTGCCCTTACGTTGCCTTTTATCGCCTTCCTTTATAGTCTCATGACACTCGATTCGGCCTTGCGTCATTGGCAAGGGCGCGGTGGCAGTTGGAAAGGCAGAGTTTATAATGGATAA
- a CDS encoding ATP-binding protein — protein sequence MNQPQRTIVILDNSEEERAIYRRYLLQDRRYRYQIWEGESGQAGWELCDRVKPDAVLLDFQLSNSAEIELLQRLCANLDSWRSCPIVLAAQDCQELNGLALEWRAEDCLLKGEVTPTILLNALDAALERQRLQRQLAYSRACQELSTGIARQIYQGARVTEILETTAMRSRQLLNCDRVVIYQFYPQGGGATIAESVASNQPPLLPSDEFHDFIFTLESICQESCAIANLDEVALSQHARQWCDRFQMKASLSTPILLPSKAPVATEPLQPWGILVAYQSSETRLWSVEELEFIENIALHLAVALERNSLLEEAERERQAQIQCQRLENQLHAIDERYNLAAEITRSIIYDWDIEADIVARAGGQERLLGSSIADAEPTRYWWNQRIHPEDRARVREEVQDFFLPGDRSHYGIEYRIRHENGHYICVRDRGIVLRDEHSIPKRAVGIIQEIDGSEIELCKQSERQQERHSLNSYFVSMVSHEFRNPLNSISGIAQMLELYDTRLSPDKKKELFQRMQKGIERTIELLDDVLLLGRADAKKLEFNPAPLNLENFCRGALAEVHIEEIETTKVEFTYRGNKEANVDKSLLRHILVNLLSNAIKYSPEKKLIQFDVVCSDAGTVFKVTDCGIGIPLEDRQHLFNTFHRATNVGLIKGTGLGLAIVKQCVELHGGEIEVSSEVGKGTTFTVSIPYGAIMNSA from the coding sequence ATTATGCGATCGCGTAAAACCCGATGCGGTTTTGCTCGACTTTCAACTGTCGAATTCGGCGGAAATCGAGCTTCTACAACGCTTGTGCGCTAACCTGGACAGTTGGCGTTCTTGCCCGATTGTCCTGGCAGCGCAGGACTGCCAAGAATTGAATGGGCTTGCTCTTGAATGGCGTGCTGAGGACTGTTTGCTCAAAGGAGAGGTTACGCCTACTATACTCCTGAACGCGCTGGACGCTGCTCTCGAACGACAACGGTTGCAACGCCAACTTGCTTACTCTCGCGCCTGCCAAGAACTGAGTACGGGGATTGCGCGTCAAATTTATCAAGGTGCAAGAGTTACTGAAATCCTGGAAACTACTGCGATGCGATCGCGCCAACTGTTAAACTGCGATCGCGTTGTTATCTATCAGTTTTATCCCCAAGGGGGCGGTGCGACAATCGCGGAATCCGTCGCTTCTAACCAGCCTCCCCTTCTACCGAGCGACGAGTTTCATGATTTTATATTCACGCTAGAATCGATTTGTCAAGAAAGTTGTGCGATCGCTAATTTAGACGAAGTAGCGTTGAGTCAGCACGCTCGACAATGGTGCGATCGGTTCCAAATGAAAGCCAGCCTTAGCACCCCGATTCTTCTCCCCTCCAAAGCACCTGTGGCTACCGAACCCCTTCAGCCCTGGGGCATCCTCGTCGCCTACCAATCCTCCGAAACGCGCCTCTGGTCCGTCGAAGAACTCGAATTCATTGAAAATATCGCCCTACATCTCGCTGTCGCCCTCGAGCGCAACAGTCTCCTTGAAGAAGCAGAACGCGAACGGCAAGCTCAAATCCAATGCCAGCGCCTGGAAAATCAACTGCACGCGATCGACGAACGCTACAATTTAGCCGCAGAAATCACTCGCAGTATCATTTACGATTGGGATATCGAAGCCGATATCGTCGCTCGCGCTGGGGGACAAGAGCGGTTATTAGGAAGTTCCATCGCAGACGCAGAACCAACGCGCTACTGGTGGAACCAACGCATCCATCCCGAAGATCGCGCCCGCGTCCGGGAAGAAGTGCAAGACTTTTTTTTACCGGGAGATCGAAGTCATTACGGTATCGAATACCGCATCCGCCACGAAAACGGTCATTATATTTGCGTTCGCGATCGCGGGATCGTCTTGCGCGACGAACATAGCATCCCTAAACGTGCCGTCGGTATAATTCAAGAAATTGATGGCAGCGAAATCGAACTTTGCAAGCAAAGCGAGCGACAACAAGAGAGGCACTCGCTCAACTCTTACTTCGTTTCGATGGTATCCCACGAATTTCGCAACCCCCTCAATAGTATTAGCGGTATCGCTCAGATGCTAGAACTTTACGATACTCGCCTCTCCCCTGATAAGAAAAAAGAACTTTTCCAGCGAATGCAAAAAGGGATCGAGCGTACAATCGAACTTCTTGATGATGTCTTGCTGCTCGGTCGCGCCGATGCGAAAAAACTAGAATTTAATCCCGCACCGTTGAATCTAGAAAACTTTTGTCGGGGCGCGCTCGCAGAAGTTCATATCGAAGAGATCGAAACAACGAAAGTTGAATTTACTTATCGAGGCAACAAAGAAGCAAACGTAGATAAAAGCCTCCTCCGACATATTCTTGTGAATTTACTCTCAAATGCTATCAAATATTCACCTGAAAAAAAATTGATTCAGTTCGATGTCGTATGCAGTGACGCTGGAACTGTCTTTAAAGTAACCGATTGTGGAATTGGGATTCCCCTCGAAGATCGCCAGCATCTTTTCAATACCTTTCACCGGGCTACTAACGTTGGTTTGATTAAAGGAACGGGATTAGGGCTAGCGATTGTCAAACAGTGCGTCGAGTTGCACGGCGGCGAGATTGAAGTCAGCAGCGAAGTCGGTAAAGGAACAACTTTTACAGTCTCGATTCCTTATGGGGCAATCATGAATAGTGCCTAG